In Pseudoalteromonas nigrifaciens, the sequence CGAGCGTTAGCGGCCCACGAGTTATAAGTGCATTTTCGTCGGCAGGTTGTTTAAGTGCTTCCATACGACGAAATAGCGCACCAATACGCGCCGCTAAATGAGCCAAACTAATATCTTTTGTGAGGTAGTCGTCGGCGCCCATACGTAGGCCGCATACAGTGTCTATTTCGCTATCACGAGCGGTTAAAAAAATAATAGGCAGCGTTTTAGACAGTGATCGCAATGTTTGGCACAGCAAAAACCCACCATCTATTTCATTACCTAAGCCAATATCAACAATGGCTAAATCGGGCAGGGCATTTTTAAACGCCGCTTCTGCGCTACTACGATTTGCATACCCAGTTACCTGATAACCTTGTGCGCTGAGCATTTCAGTGTAGTTTTCGCGAATGGCGGGTTCATCTTCAATGATGGCTATTTTTTTCATTTCTGGGTTTATCCTCTTTATTACCAACGCACTATAACGAAGTTTTTAAGCTAAGTACGCTTAAAAAGGCAATTGCCTTTTTTTTGCCACAATTGCTCAGTGGTTTGCCATTTTTGCTCCCCTTTGTTGCCACTTGAGCTTGTTTTAATACACCCATCAAAACAAAACATCATAAATTAAAAAGTAAGTTTAAGGATCAATCATGAAGAAGACATTAATAGCGCTAACCCTAGCGGCCGTTTTTTGCGGTCCCGCATTAGCATCAACCTCTAATAATACGGCTACAAAAGAAGCGCACACCGAAACCGCAATAGGCTTAGGATCGGGCGCTATTATAGGTGGTGTAGTAGGCGGCCCTATTGGTGCTTTTGTGGGAGCATTTGCTGGTGGTTTAATAGGCGATGCAAAAGTTGCTGATAACAAAATTGCCCAGCAACAGCGTGCAATAATTGTAATGACAGAAAAAACCAACGACTACCAACACCTGCTTAGCCATAACAGCCAGTTAGAGCAACAAATCGAAGTGCTTGCTAATCAAAATGAGCAGTTAACACAATCGCAAATTAATAATTTACTTGCCATGACAGTACAGTTTAAAACCGGCTCACGTGTTATTGCGCCACATTTTGCATTGCAGTTAGACCAACTCGTTACGCTTTTAAAAAACCAGCCACAGTTAGCGCTCGATTTAAGTGGGTTTGCCGATCAACGCGGTGATGAACAAGCCAACCTTTTACTTTCAAAAGCACGTGTAAATGCGGTGCAAAGCTATTTAATAAAACAGGGCGTAAGCCACACGCGCTTAAGCACGCAAGCATTTGGTGAGCAGCAAACACTTGCTAAAACTAACACAGTAGAAGACAACACGTTTGATCGGCGGGTAACCCTTACTACTCGTTTAATAAATCCTGTAAATAGCCAAACAGCAAGTAATTAAATTAAAGCCTTCGATGGAGTGATTTTATGTTTTTTTTGAGTAAACCAAGCAAAGTGCTTACCCTTAAATGGGTAAGCCTTTTTACACTGGGTATACTGGTGATGTTAACGAGCTTTAAAAGCCACGCACACTCTCCCAAGTTAGAACTTTTTGATAGCAGCGGCGCACAAGCAGGCCCTGCAATAATATTAAAAAGTGATGCAAATATGACATTAACCGGACTTATAAATCATGTTGTAGTTAAACAAACTTATCAAAACCAAAACCCGTTTGCTGTTAATGCGCGTTATGTGTTTCCGCTGCCCGATGAAAGCGCAGTACATGCTATGACCATGCGTATTGGCGAGCGAGTAATTAAGGGCCAAATTGATAAAAAAGTGGCGGCCGAAAAAAAATACGCAGAAGCCAAACAGGCCGGCAAGCAAGCAGCACTAGTACGCCAGCAACGCGCTAATATGTTTATTACAAACGTAGCTAATATAGCCCCTGGGGAGCAGGTTATTATTGAGCTGGAATATCAAGAAATAATTGATTACAGCAGCGGCACCTTTACAGTGCGCTTTCCGGGCACAATCACACCGCGTTATCATGTAACCCAAGGTGAAATTGACATAAATAAAGAAAGCCAAAAACCAACTAACTCGCTACCACATGGTTGGCTAAGCCCAGTTTATAGCACGCAAAAAAATGACGATAAGCCAAGTAGTCAGTTTAATTTAAACTTAGATATAGACGTAGGTTTAGAGCTGGTAGATATAAATTCTAAATTTCATAATGTAAATATTCAAAACACTGCATTTGGACAATACTCAATAGAGTTAAATGAGCAAAATGCGCTAAACCGCGACTTTGTACTGGAGTTTAAACCTCTGCAAAAAGAGCAAGCCCAAGCTGCATTTTTTACCGAGCAGTTTGAAAATGGCGAGCGCTACGGGCTCGCTATGCTAATGCCGCCTGCAGATAACTTTATAGCAACGCAGCGATTAGCCCGCGAAACAGTATTTGTAGTCGATACTTCGGGCTCTATGCATGGGCAGTCTATGGAGCAAGCTAAAAACGCATTGTTTTATGCGCTATCGCTGCTAGACAGTAACGACAGTTTTAACATTATAGGGTTTGATAATGTAGTAACCCTAATGAGCGATAAACCTTTAGTTGCAAGTGG encodes:
- the pdsR gene encoding proteobacterial dedicated sortase system response regulator; this encodes MKKIAIIEDEPAIRENYTEMLSAQGYQVTGYANRSSAEAAFKNALPDLAIVDIGLGNEIDGGFLLCQTLRSLSKTLPIIFLTARDSEIDTVCGLRMGADDYLTKDISLAHLAARIGALFRRMEALKQPADENALITRGPLTLDTQRMQVFWQQLLVDLTVTEFWMLHSLAQRPGHVKSRNELMSDAKIYVDDSTITSHVKRIRKKFIALDSNFDCIDTVYGMGYRWEQI
- the pdsO gene encoding sortase-associated OmpA-like protein PdsO; protein product: MKKTLIALTLAAVFCGPALASTSNNTATKEAHTETAIGLGSGAIIGGVVGGPIGAFVGAFAGGLIGDAKVADNKIAQQQRAIIVMTEKTNDYQHLLSHNSQLEQQIEVLANQNEQLTQSQINNLLAMTVQFKTGSRVIAPHFALQLDQLVTLLKNQPQLALDLSGFADQRGDEQANLLLSKARVNAVQSYLIKQGVSHTRLSTQAFGEQQTLAKTNTVEDNTFDRRVTLTTRLINPVNSQTASN
- a CDS encoding marine proteobacterial sortase target protein is translated as MFFLSKPSKVLTLKWVSLFTLGILVMLTSFKSHAHSPKLELFDSSGAQAGPAIILKSDANMTLTGLINHVVVKQTYQNQNPFAVNARYVFPLPDESAVHAMTMRIGERVIKGQIDKKVAAEKKYAEAKQAGKQAALVRQQRANMFITNVANIAPGEQVIIELEYQEIIDYSSGTFTVRFPGTITPRYHVTQGEIDINKESQKPTNSLPHGWLSPVYSTQKNDDKPSSQFNLNLDIDVGLELVDINSKFHNVNIQNTAFGQYSIELNEQNALNRDFVLEFKPLQKEQAQAAFFTEQFENGERYGLAMLMPPADNFIATQRLARETVFVVDTSGSMHGQSMEQAKNALFYALSLLDSNDSFNIIGFDNVVTLMSDKPLVASGFNLRRAERFIYGLQADGGTEIQGALDAVLDGSQFDGFVRQVIFLTDGSVSNEDALFKSIQAKLGDSRLFTVGIGSAPNSFFMRRAADVGKGSFTFIGSTSEVQPKMQQLFDKLAHPAITNLALSDENGNSLDFWPSPLPDLYFNEPIMVAIKLNNASNVILNGQTAQGPISINLNTQAGSNAKGIAKLWARQKIKSLLLYNSQNAVKDEVQQLALTHQLLSPFTAFIAIEQTQINPIAQQTANATNAVPQGMAMRLPQTDGQSKVHIILGILLLSGFVLVRRFK